Sequence from the Remersonia thermophila strain ATCC 22073 chromosome 7, whole genome shotgun sequence genome:
CCAGCGACCGTTCAAGACGTGCATGGATGGGGCGAGTCTATAATTCTTCGAGATGACGCTAAAAAATCCCCCAGCGGCCCAGATGCCCGCTACCAACAAGCTCCCGTTCGTCACAACCCCTCCCTCGACCGCCCCACGCCCATTCACGgcagctcgggcagctcAGGCATGGCCATCCCCCCCGAGCTTGCTCTCCCGCCACCCGGCACAAGGCTCGCCGGGactccggccgccgtcgtgccgCCACGCGCGGACCCCTCCCAAGGAGCACGCGGAGCaccgccctgcgcgccgtcatcgcccgGAACCGAAACCGGCGAcacgggcgcggcgcccaaCGGAccctccgccaccccgcTCTGCACGCTCGCCGGCGAACCCCGCGGCGTGCCCGGCCCAGCGCTCTCCAAAAAGACCGGACAGCTCCCcagcggcccgccgggcgcgcTTCCCCGCTGCCCGAGCGCCGCAACAGGCAACCCATCCAGCTCCCCGGCCCTGCTTCCCGCCGCAGGCTCGGCCCCACGCTCCGAAGCccctccggccccgcccggcccgtccttgggcggctggcacgccggccccgtcccgtccgGCGCCTGGCCGATCTCtgcgccgggcgcggcggagcggcgtTTCTTGCGGAGGtgaaagaagaggagggccgaggcggcgaggaggatggtgccGCCtagggcgacgccgatgccgatggctATGGTGGAGCTTtcggaagaggaagaggatgttttgtcgtcgttgtcgttattgttgctgtcgttgctgtcgttgccgtcgttgctgtcgttgccgtcctggccctcggcgggGGTCTGCGtgggcgagcccgaggcttCGCCGCTCGTCCCGGCGGTATCGTTGCCGCCCCCCGGGACCGTTCCGGTGGACCTCGGGTTGACGCCGGCCGTGGCGTAGTCATCGATGAACCGGGGCAGCccgacgatctcggccttgtcgtcgcaGACGTCGGCGGTGCGGTCCCGGTCCCACGTCCCCCGCCTGCAGAACCAGCGGTGCTGTTTGGCGTCGGTCCTGTCCCGGCAGACGTCGAACaggacgtcgtcggcccTCCAGCCGGCGCACCACTGCGTGCAGTTGGGGTTCTCCCACCTTCCGTTGACGCAGGTCCCCGGGTAGCGCTTGAGGGGCTCGACGGGCTTGTCCAAGGGCACGATGCAGAAGCCGGGGGCGACGCACAGGTCGCCCGGGTGGCAGCATAGCCCTGTCGCGCCAAACTCGGGGTGCCAGCAGCGGACGGCGTTGGGGTCGGGGTCGCCGTTGCGGTCGAGGCAGTTTTCCTTGCCCGACGCGACCGAGACGGAGAGGACGACAAGGATCGACAAGAAGCGGAAAAGGCGAGCGGCAAAGCGTCTCGCGCCGGCCATGTTGgtggaaggcggccgagcccgtTGACGTGTTGCCGAGAAGGCGATCGACCGTggcatgccgccgctggcaGAAAACTTCGGGGGTTCGTTCTGTGCGAGTGAAGAAAGTAGAAGGTATATCGTACGCACGTTCTGAGCGCGGCGGTGTGAAGGGTAAGAGGCATGAAAGATCGAGGAAACGTTGCAGAAGAATGGGACAACGCAATCCCTCGAAGCTCATGGCGCCGGGCCTGTGACGGGAACAACCTCGCACAAGTTTGCTGTCCGTGGCACTCTCCGAATCCCCCCGTGTAGCCATTTGGACGGCAACGGACATACATCCCTTGTGGGGTTTCGTATGGTTACAAAAAGGCAGTGGTTTCGATCTGTTGTTCTCCACCGTTCTTGGTTCTGCCATGTCGTTTCACAAACAATCCTCCATCCATGGCATTGGACCCAAACTTTTGCGGACGTCTTTCAAAGGAAGGACGATGCGTGCTATGGTGTCGGGTGGTGGACTTGGAGCGAGGACCGGGTCTGGACGTGGAATGCGACTCTTTGCGAACGCAGGCCCAAGAATAGCGCCGACCACGTTGGCTCTCGGATAGCCAAGGGACCCAACCCTCGATGGAATTGTAATACTCTTCCGAAGGCTCCCCCTCGGACCCAAATCAATATCTCCAATGACTCAAAGACTTACTACCTACCCGAGGTACAAGGTACAAACGATGGGTGTAAGTCCAACGTCAACCAGCCATTGCCCAATCAGGATCAAGGAGATGGATGCccggcggggggagggggaggcgccGTGCGCGCGCGGTCAACGGTGGAGATCCCAAAGGGGCTTAGCGTCGACGGAACTTGCCGGCCGAAACTTTTCAGGGCCAACTCCCCCGATTCACTGTCCCGCCTTGAGCGAAACCCGCCAGACGAACCACCATcgatgccctcgccggcgccgtccccgtctCCGCCATGAGTTTAAGcatgccgtcgcggcggctgATCAGGGCCGGTAAGCCGTCGTTTGGCTTTGCTTCTCCCCTCCCATCCGAACCCAATGCCCCGGCTAACCTAGCTTGCTTGCTTCCCAAATCACAGTCCCCGCCCTGACAgccggcccgacgacgacgatgacgacaacgacgacatcaacatcctcctcctcctcctcctcctcctctttctcctcctcctcttccttccccccctcctcccgctccctccacACAACCCCTCCGAACCAATGGTTCTGGCGCAAAAAGTCCAAGCCCCTCGACTCCCCCCTCGACGAGAACCTCACCGGCACCAAAACCGCTCGCCAGACCCTCATCAACCAGCTCAACGCCAAGATCGAGGGCCCCGCCATgttcgaggacgaggtggcgccCGTGCAAAAgaagcaccagcagcaggccgacgagctggcggcccgcgccgagggcgccgccgccgccgccgccgcgccgcggagCAAGACGGGCCTgtcgctggccaaggagcacCTGGCGCGGGCGCTCGACCCCAACCCGCGCGCCCGCGTGCGCTGGGAGCGCAAGGTGGCCGTGCAGCAGGTGCGCAACGGGACCAACCCCTTCAGCCGCGAGCCGCGCGCCGACGTCATCGCGCGCACCGAGCGGCAGCACCTGAGCCGGTCCTCCTGGCTGCCCACCTCCACCAAGAAGCTCGTCCACCTGGCCCGCCAGATCCAGGGCAAGACCCTGACCGACGCCATCACCCAGATGCGCTTcagcaagaagaagatggccCAGGAGGTCCTCtaccagctcgagctcgcccgcgacgaggccatcgtcTCGCGCGGcatgggcctcggcctcaaggccgacgtcgactcCATGCTCGACCATGCCATGGGCATCCGCGAgaccggcggccccgccgccgccgacggcgcctccGCCAGCAAGCCCGCCATCGAGATCCACACCAAGGACGGCCAGTGGATCAAGATCGACGACCCGACCCGCATGTacgtggccgaggcgtggGTGAACCGCGGCCCCTGGCGCGACAAGCAGGTCTCGtaccgcgcccgcggccgcatcAACCTCCTCCTGAGACCTACGGCCAGTAAgtgttgtttttttctttgaaAGTCCTTTCGTCATCATTTACATCCTTTTTGCTGTGTCTCCTTGGAAACATCTTGTTGTCTAACTTCtcaaccctccccccttctccccagGTATCTCCATCGTCCTCAAGGAGGAAAAGACGCGCATCcgcgaggctgccgagcgcgcggccaagaagctccgCCAAGGCCCCTGGGTGCATCTGCCCGACCGCCCCATCTACGGCCAGCGGCAGTGCTACTCGTGGTAGACCAACGTCGACGTGGATGGGTTTCCCGGAGGGGCCCGTCAGGAGGGTGGCCTGCTGTGTGCGGCCCCCTCGCTGGCAGACCGGTTCCGTCTGGCCACGCTTGGCTTATCATGGCCAACCATCGCGACTTTGTTGTATCGATATACCAGGACACAGGTTCGCTTCAAGTCCCCAAAGACTGTTGCACCTCAGATGCTATCCCAGTCCCAAACATGTATGTACAAATAGAACGTTATCGCCTGAGCCACAAGCCGTCTGTTTTTTCAGGTAAATCTTTCTGTAAAAAATAAAAAACCCCGGAACAGCAAAAGTTCCATCTGACACCTGGCGCCAAAAACAATCGAATCATCGAGGACAGCCGTTGCGGCATCCCCAGCCCTGAGGGGTATTTATTTTGCAGTGCCCTCCAAAAATCACCGCTTCCAAAACTCCGCCCACGAGAGACCGTCGAAAAAACGACGATATCCAAGATCAACAGCTGAGATGCGCGTGCGACCAGGTGACCGTCCAGCCGTCTTCCGCGTcctccgacgccggccgcacACGTCGTTCCTCGCTGTCAGTGGGGTCGATGCGGAATCTCTCGGCTGTTGTATGCCGTTCCGAACATCTGCCTTCTCCTCTACACCAACAGCCCTGTCCGTCTCATCCTTGAATGCCACCTCCTCTGGGAGAGGGCCCCGGACAGTGCGCGCCTAGACCATCTGCCGTGGCTCTTCCCGGGGCAGCATGTCTTCGTATCGCCGGCTCTTCATCTCAAGATCGCCAATGTCGTACTCGGAGTTGTTGGTGTGGTACGTGTGCGCATGCTCGCTGTTGGGCATCGGCCCCGAGATGTTGAACCGGCTGGCGGGGGGGCTGCTgtcacgacggcggcgcagcaTAAACCAGGCCACAACAGCGGCCAAGGCGATCACAACGGCGCTGACACCaacgccgatgccgatcttggcggcctcgcccaggccgccggaTGCGGGTTCCTCGGAGGGTTCCTCGGTGGTCGTCGCGTCCGGGGCCGTCTCCGTGGTGGGCGACGCCCCCTTGGTTTCAGCAGGCGAAGTggtggtcggcgccgcggccggctcggatGTGGACTCgttcgtcgtcgtgggcgccGGGGGCTCGTTCTGCTCACCGCTGTTAGTCAACCCCGTCGTGCATCAGCGAGTCGAGGCACTCACCGTCGACGTTTCCGGAGTCTCGGGGGTCGGAGTCGGGGTCTCGGCCGGGGCTTCCGTTGGTGTCTCGGGCGGTGTCTCCGGGGGAGGTGCGGGCTCGGCTGGGGGctcgggaggcgggggcgggggcgggaggccaACATCCGGAGCCACGGCTGGTGCCCTGTCAGTCAAGCGCTTTCCACACGCTCTACATCCGAAGCTTACCGGCGCAATGCACCCGCGCTGCGTTGACGACCGTGGTGGCATAACCCGGTGGGCAGGCATTCAGGGAGCAGTCATTGATCGAGTTGTGGAAGTCGACGTTGGGGCAGAGGCAGTTcatgtccatggcggcgcaTGCCACGGCACCCGCATTGTTGAGCGCATTTTGCCAGCATGTTTGCTAACGCACTGTCAGCCTCGGCTCCGAGCAGAAACCGCGCCGCAAAGGGGGAGCCCCCCAGCGAAGGCGGGCAGAACATACACCGCAAGGATCCAGAGAGTCGATGGTTTGGGCGCTGGCAACAGCCGCCAATGAGAGGGCAGCAAGTGTCGAAATCCGGACCATGACGGGCTGCTGCGAGAGGAAAAGTGGCTATgaggtggggagggaggacacGCAAAGCGAAGCCGGCAACTCAATTGCCGAGAGAAGTGGATCGGAGTGGTGGTGTCGTTGGATGGGGGAACCGCTCGGTTTCGCAGCACAGCACGAGGCGATGGATGGTTCGACGGGAGCCAGGAGTGGTCGAGATGGAAGCCTAGGAGGGGGATCGGGGTGAACGCGGCGAAAAAGAGCGGTCGCCGGGCGTTGCTGGAATGTGGAACGAGAGTTGGGCTCGTGGGGAAAAAGAGCGAGGGAACTGAGAGGCTGAGAGAGCGTGAGGGAGCAGCCGGCAAGAAaacaaggacaaggaagGGACTGCAAGCCCTGGAACAAGCGTCAAGTGCAGAAGGGAAGAAAACAGGAAAGAGGAAGGTTGGAAAATCAGACCCAACCCCGCGAGACGGCGTTCCTCTGGCGAGTGGTGGTTGCCTTGTTGGTGCGGAAGTGAGGGTGAGAGAGGACGCGCCTTCCTAGGGCAGAGGTGGGAATGCCAGAGGTTTaacgggaggggagggcacCACCCGAGCGAGGTGCAGGTGCAATCCAGTCATGGATCTGGGGAACggcaagggggaggaggcccaCCCGCCCGCTGCAGGTCCCTGGCTCAGGTACACTAATCCCAGGCCTGCACCGCCCCTGTGCCTGCCGCAGGGTGCTCCGACCTTGCGGGTGTAACGTAAAGCATTGGGCGCGTCATTGCGCTTCTGGTCCGTTCTAGCGTGCGAAGTACCTACATAGTTATCCCGAGCTGCCCGTGGATGGGCCGGCCCGCAACCAGGACCCTCAAGTCCCTCCCGCCGACAGACCTCGGATAGGTATCTTAGGTGGGTGATATGCATTCCATCGACGTCCGGCCTGAGTTGGTGAATCCGATGTTtgctgtctgtctgtctatCTCTTGTCCACAGTTTTGGTTTCAGGGAATGGAaacgggaaaaaaaaggggggtgGAAGCCCTTCCTTCTTGCTTGTGTACACGGTAATGTTCTCGAAGCCCCccctgccggcggccgcttcAAACTGCCCTGGCGGACTTGCTTAATTCCATCCCACAATCCCGCTCGTCCCACGACGCCTCAGCacctcctttctctctctctctctctctcactctctGGTTGACAGATAGCCCAGGCCAGGGCAGCGCTGGGGTGCGGGTGAGAGGTGCATAACTGGAACGGTAGAATGGCCGAAACGACATCCCCAGGACAAGACCAGATGTCGAGATGGCCCGGGTCCTCGACAATCTCGATGCAAAACGCCCCAGTCGGGAACCGGAGGTGACGCCCAATTTACCTGTGGCACGGATCACGTCCCGCTCTCCTGTCCCATCGTTCCGGGACGATGCTGTGCAAACCCCAAAAATCCGCGCCTGAACCTGGGGGAGTGGGCTGTCAACCCCCGGTTTGTCGTTGTCGGGCTTGAGGATCGACCGACGACGCCTCATGGACGAGGCAACGTTGGGTCGTCCGAACGTCCGCCCTCCCTTTCCTGTTCCTGAACAAGGCCGCCGGAACCGCAGATCTCATGGAAGCCTTCTGTGGGCCCATGGATCCACCCGACCTTTCCAATCACGTGCCCCACAAGGCGAAATTGGCTTGCTGCGGCAGGGTTTGGCGCGGTATGTACTGTGGACGCAGTGCTGCGTAGGTAGTTCTGGCGCCAAGGGGATAACAGCTGCACGTCCATCCCGGCtctgttttttttctgtGCCTCAACAGGACATCTCGACATCAGTAAAAACGGTACCTGGAGTACGACGAAGAAGcgcgctcctgctgctgctgcataAGACGAGCGCAGCAACCATTCTTACCCGACACTTAACACAGTACATgcgccgagcagccgcaGCTGGGCTCGACGACGCTCCGCCGTGCTGGATTCCTGCATTGACGCCCTGGAAAAAGACGGTCCGCCCACGACGCATCAATGAGCCCCGCAATTATGGCCGGTTTCAGAAGTCTCAAAATGGATGGGCCGCGCAGGGGTGCCATCCCTCGCCTCCGGGGGGGTTTTCGTCTTGGCCTCCCTCCTCATCTGACAGGTGGGAAATGTCCCAGGACCGCCATGGTGATTTGTTCAAGACGAGAGCGAAtgcacggcgtcgccgccgggagaTCCGCGACCCAAATCGTTATGCAGAAACGCTGCGGTTTTGAAACGCCATCACATCTGACGATTGACGATGTCGATTCCTTCCCGCTTCCCTTGATCCGTTGCGTCTTGAGGCAGCCATGCATCAAACACCAGCGCCCGAAAGCATGTACATAGGGTCCCTCAAGCAACAAGGATTTCCATGTCTACTTGGCGTAGAGAtttggtttctttttttccttgtctgTTTGTTTTTCTGTGATGTCTCCACCATGCGGCCCAGCGCGTCAGGTCTCCGCGTCGCTATTAGGGATACTGTGTAGTTGGCTCCATCATTCCATGTCATGATGCCCTGCCCGCATCCCATTTCCACCGGATGTCCGAGATGCACATGACCTGGCAGTTAGGCGAGCATGTCGGCGTCTATGGGGGGCGCTGTTGGTTTCACCAAACACCAGCGGGATGCTGATGAGCTGCTGCTAGTACAATGCTGCGattgccgccgtcgcgctgctggcATGCGTTGTTGGCTGCGctgttggtgatggtgacaCAGCCTGCGGCGCAGGAGCTTGCGAGGCCTGCAGGAGGAGGTTGTATCCCGAAGCCctagccgccgccgatcttCTGATCCCTGGACTGCAGCTTCGATCTATTCTAGGTGTAAGTGCCGGACATGCAGGGCACCAACAACGTCATCTCGCTGAACGGTCccttgtgtgtgtgcgtgcgtgtcgTCGGCGGACCGAAGCGCTTGGGTTTGTTTGCACAGTATGCGCAGGATGGGCTTGTCGTCTTGCCTCGGTTCCTCCAAGGCACTGCTTGTGCATCGTGTTACGTCTCACTCACCGTTTGAGTGTCAAAGGTACTCGACCTTCCAACAGACGGACGCATAGGATGAGGATGGACGCAACGCCGCCCCGTTCTACCTGCACAAGCCAATTCAGCTGGTGAGAATAACCTCGCGATACTTTTCTTATCTTACAGCCCCCCACGGCGATTGATCCTCGGTCCATAGAGCTGTGAGGCCGGCCCTTGGCTTCCAAGTTATTTCTCAACGGATgccaaacaaaacaaaacctGTCAGCACCTAAGGCTCTGGCAGGGCTTGCCGTCAGCCCAGAGCGCACAGGGCGTTTGGCAAACAGAGAACGCCTGGCTACTAAGATCCAAGAAAAGGAAGCGGGGAATTGATCATGATTCAGGTTGTCGTGGAGCTGGGGAGAAGGCCTGGGAGCAGGTGGTTCTTTCAAGTCCTCCCTCCGGCCTTCAGCAACCCCCGCGGTTAAGACGCCCGGCCCAGGAGGCAAACCGTGCTAAGAAGAGCGATTCGGGAAGAATGTCAGGCGGCTGCACGTTGGTACTCCTAACCAGCTCATGGAACTTGCTTCTCCGTGATGCCCGTCACCCGGCCGTCGGTCGAATGCTTTCCGGATGCCGCAACGCAATGCCATCGTCATGGCTTTGGGCGGCGAAAGTTGCGTAACGGCGTCTTACAGCGCCGGCGGTTGCCGCCAGGCTGCACCCCACTTGGTCGTATTGCCATACGGTACGTTACGACCCGGCAAAGcgacgaaaaaaaaagtcacgtgcacctcggccagctcgcggccaCATCAGGTCATTCTGAGAGCTCCAATTCGCAGATGCCGTCAAACACCGCACCACCCGATCCGATCTTCTCCAGATCCCGAACCAACGACCGAAacccccctcttccctcgccgcgcgctcGCGAAACAAAGATTGCAACCATGGTCCAACCCATCACTGGCGTACGTGTGTCCTTTTCGAGACGGCCCATTCTAAGCCCTGCCGCACGTCAATGGCCGCCTGTTCCCCGGTTCCCCGCCTGGGGGGGGCGaatggaagaggaggagtCTGGATTGGACCGTTTGGCCggaacgacgacgaggcgcaACCAAGACTGACGAGACTTGACGCAGATGCTCCGCCGGGGCCTCATCACGGACCTGAGCATCGCTATCGGTAGGTTCTTcccgccttctcccccctctttTTCTTGCTATCAAGGCTTGTTACAAGCCTGTCTGGCGCAAGCGAGGGGGGGGTCCATGAACGCATTTCCATTTTCTCCCGACGCTGGCTGACCTATCCGTCGAcaggcctcggcgccctcatGGGCAACGCCTTTTGGTACGAATCCCTCCGCCATCTTTACCCCCCCGTCCACCCACCTCCTGGCGCCGAccgagccgtcgccgaggacctcgcccCTCCCGACCCCCCGTTGTCTAACTCTGATCGATCTAGGTACGGCTACCACGTGCCGCGCACCAACGCCCGCGACAACTACTACaagaagctggaggaggagcgcgccgccaggcAAGGGAACTAgatggggaaaaaaaggagcgggagagcgatgacgacggcatGCACACATCCGTAGGGCATAGCTCGTCGGAGGAGCCCTGGAGCGGTCGTGTAGAGAGGAAGTAAATACCGAATGGATAGATACGGGGACAGGAATTGAGTCAGCGGATGAAGGAACCGTGTGACGCATTTCATTGATGTGATCCATCATATTCCTGGGACCAAGGGTCCACTTGAAGAATGTTGGCTCTTGAGTTGGAGATGTACAGCCATTGCGGACAGATGATttgctttctctctctttttttttcatgacGTTGAAGTCTTTGAGCTTCCCGCTGAAGTTGTCCCCTCCCATGCCGTCGTTTCTGCCGTAAATGTGCCCTTTTTGTCTCGACACCTGAGAAAACGGCGTCGCAAGCACGGGAACGAGTCAGCATAAGCgttcatcctcctcctcctccttatcCTTGGACGTAGCCGCACCGTCTGCCCCTCCAACCCTTGCCGTCCCTCTTCCAAGCAAGCACGGTGCCAGCAAGGAACAAACAGTGAAACAAGAAGACAAAAAGTTCAAGAGAAAACGTGAAGACGGCTCACCTCCGAAACCACCTCTGCACGGGCCAGCACTGCACGGGGCTGTCGGGCAACTCGGGCCGGCTCACGAGGCACTCGTACTGCGCGAAACCCAACAGCTCGCAGTCGCGCGCCAGATCGATCGGCCGGCCTCCCTCCGTCTTGCGCGCCTTGCCATCGGGCCCGACCTGGGCTGCCGCAGGGAGGTAGTGCGACGAAAAGCTCGGGCAAGGGGGCGCCATTGCTTTCGTCGGTTCTGTTTCTCTTTGTCTCTCGTTGTGGACCGCGAAGGAGGGCGATTGATGGCGATGcgtgccgccgt
This genomic interval carries:
- a CDS encoding mitochondrial 54S ribosomal protein uL22m, encoding MSLSMPSRRLIRAVPALTAGPTTTMTTTTTSTSSSSSSSSSFSSSSSFPPSSRSLHTTPPNQWFWRKKSKPLDSPLDENLTGTKTARQTLINQLNAKIEGPAMFEDEVAPVQKKHQQQADELAARAEGAAAAAAAPRSKTGLSLAKEHLARALDPNPRARVRWERKVAVQQVRNGTNPFSREPRADVIARTERQHLSRSSWLPTSTKKLVHLARQIQGKTLTDAITQMRFSKKKMAQEVLYQLELARDEAIVSRGMGLGLKADVDSMLDHAMGIRETGGPAAADGASASKPAIEIHTKDGQWIKIDDPTRMYVAEAWVNRGPWRDKQVSYRARGRINLLLRPTASISIVLKEEKTRIREAAERAAKKLRQGPWVHLPDRPIYGQRQCYSW